Sequence from the Meleagris gallopavo isolate NT-WF06-2002-E0010 breed Aviagen turkey brand Nicholas breeding stock chromosome 22, Turkey_5.1, whole genome shotgun sequence genome:
AACACTATGTTTTAATTCGTGACATGCCAGCAAAAATGCCTcctgaaatcatttttaaagtaaCTGAGCACTCTGCAGTTTTTTGTTATTCTCAAATACTGGTATCCATTTTCCAAGGTGTTATGCAATGGTGTGTTGGCATTTTAGTCCCACCCTCAGTTTAGGTCTGAGGGCGATTTAATTCAGAGCTGCGCTCCGCATTTCTGCAGGGAAGTGTTTGGATTCAGCAGTTCCATTGGCCATAAAAGTGCTGAACAAATGGATAAAACCGGCTGCCAACGAACACAATGCAAATGTGTACATTAAAATGCAATGAAAGTGGATTAATTAAATCCACATTGCATCTGGATTCGCGCGTAATGCAGAGCAGAATTCAACGCGAGAGCTTCCCGTTACGTTGAGCTGGGTTTGGTTGGAGGTTGTTGGCTGGTTGGTGCTCACTCACCCATGTGGGTCAGGCTCAGTGCCACCCCCAGGTGAGCTGGATGTGACCCACAGCTCCAGGGTACAAATCTAGCATTCCACATCATTTAAAATTGAACGTAGAATCGCAGCTCTGCTAACAAAGCAGATGGTATTAGGCCTTCTTTCTGGCATTGGGTTTTGGTACCTGTCCAAAAAATCTTCTTGACATCCTTTAAACGCAGCTATTTAACCACCTGTCACTTTGCTTTAGATGCCCATTGAATTTCTGAcaggaaaaacattattttgtctGCGCTTTATTTCGTGCCACAAGAAACGCAGCACATGTACAGCAAAGTTTACTCATTGTGTGAAgatctattttaaaaaagaggagAGTTGTTACACACTACTGAGGCAATTACTCTGTAATTAATGTCATTGATGGGATAAAACACTGCAGAAGCCCAAACAGAACCAAACAAAACGCTCTCACATGTGGCAGAGAAGAGCTGAGGGTGCTCACGCATCCgctcacactgctctgctgcccgAGTGGCACCACGTGTGCTGCTGTCACACACAGCCTGGCGGATGCTCGGCACTCAGACCCCATCCTtaggggcagcagcagcagcataaGGTGTGGATGGGAGGGATGGGAGCTGGGAAGGCACCGGGCTGAGCTGCGACCACTGTTTAGGAGCCGGGATGGGTTAGGAGACACTTGGTGCAGCAGGAGGGTGCTGCATGGTTTGTCAGCAGCCCTGTACTTGTGGAGACTGAGGTGTTATTTCTGCTGACACTTTTGAGGGGAACCCTTCTGCAATAGCTCTTCcacttccctccttcaactCTACCACTTCAGCCCCCACCCAAAGACACCCCTAATCTTCCCAAAGGTGGGGTGATCAGAGCCCTCCTCACGTTGTGGGGCAGTGCCTTACAAGGAATGCACCCATCAGATGGAGTCTTGCTTGGAGAGTCCTGAGCACAAAACTCACATCTGCCCCAGTGCTGTGTGACCATCTGGGGACTTGGTGTCCTTGTCCCATTCTGTTTGTCCTCCTCCCCAGCTATGTGGGAGGAGATGGTCCAAATGGCCAGAGATGCTTGTGGAAACGTGGGGCAGGCAGATAGCATAGGTACAAAGGTGAGTTATAGTGTGGCCATGTGATGTGGCTCCATCTctacatggagatgtggcaccgGAGCCACTGTGGGGCTTTGAGCTGCCCCTGCCCAGCTCCCACCTCAGCACGCTGAGCATCGACTCGCCACGTTTATAAttcctccagaaaaaaaatgtaagcttTCCTCAGGCAAACTGTAAGCAAAGACATGAACTGCATCCAGGAGTGTAAATACAGGCACTGTGGTGCACAGATGGACTTCACAGATTTCACCCGAAGGAGAAGAGGAGCCAGCAGGAGCCCCAGGGCAGCCCAGGAGTCGGGGAGgtgatgccctgtccctgtgTGCTGTGAAAGCATTCAGAGCAATCAGTGATCATTCAAACCTGTGTGCCAGAGGAAACGAATCCCGGGTGCCCACCCAGCACTGGCAGGAGCACTACCCAGAGATGAATTTGGTTTCACATTTCTAATTATACTGTGCAACAGCTGAGAAGAAGCATTGCTTTCGATTTCAAGGATGTCACAGACTGTGACCAGCTTTAACAGTTTCTTCAGTGTTCTTCCTCCCAAAGCAAGGGAGTCATTTCTTATAACTGCGCTTTGAATGAATGTCTCAGGCTCTGAAAGTGATGCAATTGAATCATCTCACTGGTTCATTCCGGGGGGTGAAGCCCACACTCCCCTCCTCTGCCCAGAAAATTAATCTTTCTGAGAGCATCTCTGACtccacaaagcagcagtgatttttttgttttatacaCCATCTCCCGAGCTTGGAACAGTTGGTTTGTTTCTCTAAACTTATTCCACATTTTGGCAGTGGGAGGGAGCTCCTGCATTCACCCTCAGCCCGTGGAGAAGATAGCACCCGGCCTTCAGAAACCAAGTcctaaaaatgattttccttGTAATCCCACCCATGGCCACACTCATGGACACCTCCTATCTGAGAGCCCCAAACATTAATGGCCACCCTCAGcgagtttgctgatgatacgaagtcgggaggattggctgacacgtctgaaggctgtgctgccattcagcgagacctggacaggctggagagctgggcagtgagaaaccggatgaggttcaacaaaagcaagtgtagggtcctacacctagggaggaataattgcatgcaccaatacaggctgggggaggagctgctggagaggagctctgcagagagggacctgggcgtcctggtggacgacaggttggccatgagccagcagtgtgccctcgtggccaaaaaggccaatggcgttctggggtgcattaagaagagcgtgtccagcaggtcgagggaggtgatcctccccctctactctgccctggtgaggcctcatctggagaactgtgtccagttctgggctccccagtacaaaaaagactNNNNNNNNNNNNNNNNNNNNNNNNNNNNNNNNNNNNNNNNNNNNNNNNNNNNNNNNNNNNNNNNNNNNNNNNNNNNNNNNNNNNNNNNNNNNNNNNNNNNTTTCACTCAAGCTGATGCACCAGCTTGCTGATAGCAGAAAAAATTCATCACCCGGAGCTGAAGGGATAGTTTCTTTCCAACCTCTCCatctctccttctcttcccagtAAGGGGAAGGGAGGGACTATAGGACAGCATTTGCTACAACCTCCTCCAGAAGAGCTGAAGAGTGAGGAAGGCTGATTTTGGGTACCTTATTCACAGCCACAACCAGTGCAAACGTCAAGAAATAAAGTCAAGTACATCTCCCATCATGAGAAGCACCAGGGAGCAGAGATGCGTGGAAAGTTGCCAGTCTCTCCAATCAAACTCTCACACTGATGACAAAGTCAATGCTTGCTCCTAACAGCTGCTACTTGGGATGTCCAAAATGACATTTCCCCCAGCAAAAGTACACAGCTGTGCCATAGTTCTACCCAACAGAGAAGGGTGCAGCACCTCGGACTGGGCACCCATCCCACCTGACGAGCAGAGACACGCCGCTATCTAATATTTATGGAAATATGTTTGCACTGTGCTGGAGATTCGTGGGCTCTGACCTTGATCACCCTTTCTTTCTGTCAAATAGGTTCTGGCAAATCCCTTCTGAAATCTCATTTATTCACAGCAGCTccttctcccagcagcaccccGCCTTGCTGCCTGTCTCTAGCTATGGCCGGCGCTTCCCAGCTCTCACCCACCAGAGCCCTGTGAGGGCTCAACAGCCACCTGCCGACACCAAAAAGCTAAGAGGACGCTCACAGTGGGCAAAGTTATTCCCTTTATGTGAAAACAggtctttcttcctctcctatTTCCCTAAGTGTTGACCATTTCTAAGTGAAAATCAcatctttcctgttttctttccctccaaccattcctcctctttctccatagcaaaaaaaagaaaaaacaaaaaacaaaaaaaacagatggCAAGAGAGAATAATCTGTCCTGTTAAGATTTTTTCAACTGTTTCTTTTGCCCAGCACAACTACAACATGCCTTCCCCAAGGCTTCACCTTCACTCTCTAGCTCTCATCCCATTGTGGGatttcctgcagctgctttaaACTGCTCTGATTTAGATCTTCACCTGCATAATGGGAACAACAGTTGCATCCCTTGCAGAGGCACTGAGAGGCTTAACTCAATGTATGGACAATGCTGGGACATTTTTGGACTCTTTTTGGAAGTGCAAGCAGATAAGTCCCTTCCTTttttgtggatgccccatccctgcaggcattcaaggccaggctggatgtggctctggtcagcctggtctgctggttggcgacctgcacatagcaggggggttgaaactagatgatcattgtggtccttttcaacccatgccattctatcattctatgattcaaagaTTCCTTTATCAAATCCTTTCGTGCTGCAACTCCCACCTGAATGTGATGAACTTTTGGGCAGATTTGGGGAAGGTTGCATGTTGCACAGTGACAGGCAGCAAGGCCTGAAGTATCTTCATGGTGCCTCAGCCAGAGAGCTGAGGCTTAATGGGACGTGGGCAGGTGATGTCAGTGACACAGGCTTAAAAATCTGCTCCGTTTCTTGTATTTAATTACTGTACACGCCTTGCTCCCAATAGAATTAGAGAACAATCCTGCCACAGTGGAGCTATAGTGGAGTGAGGGGAACTCAGTGCGGGCATCCAAAACCACAGCTGGGCAGGAAAAAATAGGGCTGGGAGCTGTTTCTGTAGCTCAGGTCTgacagcatggaaaaaaaactttgacgggaggggagggcaggatTTAATTTCAACTTGACATTGCAACACCATTCGCACCCTGATCTACTTCCTTTACTGCTGGGACCTTTGAAGATGTATTGCAGATCCGGAGGTTTCCACTCAAAACTAAGCACTTTCAATTCACTATCGGCCGGAAAATTCAGGGTTCactggattttttattttagtggtAAGGGGCAAAAAAATCTTAATCTCTCTATTCTATGTTTACAGCCCACTAAGCCCCTTTCTTATCTTCTCCGGTTCAGCCCTGATTTATTGTCACCACGCTGCATTTGTAAAACAGTACcataaaataagaaagagaacatTTCCCAAGGACTActccaaaataaattatttcagacaTACAGAAGCTGTTTAATAAATCCCACTATTCTTGTTTCTTTAGGTATTTTAGAAAGTGATTTATAAGTGCAATATCACCTCTCAAAAATGAGACAATCAACACAGGATAAAATTATTGTGTTATGAAAATAAGGGTCAGGAAAAAGGGTTGCACTTTAAATTAAACtagggaaaaatatttcatctgaaatTGACTCTTTTTGTctcagaaatgaatgttttaatCACCTAAGAACCTAAAAGCTAATACAGAGACCTAagtaatatttaatttcatagaAATACGCTCGTGTTCAATATTGATAGGCAGAAGATGATGTTTTTCTTAAACACACTAACCACGCAACTTGGAGATGCACCAAGACTTTACAAAGCCTTGGGATTTTCCTAGCCTAAGAGATAATATcccatttaaatatttaaatatctctCTCTTTCAGACCATTATCTATTCAAGCAATCGACACCAAATGCTGTCTAGCTAGAGCAGTTGCAGACTTGCAGGCAATGctaataaagtaaaattaactCTGTTTGATATTGATGCCTTCCAACAGCACCTATGAAAATCAATGATCTTAGAGAGAAACAACGTAGAAAACTAACCATAGGGCTAAATGTgctaaagaggaaaatattattaCATAGCTCCAGTGTTAATTCAATACCACTGccaaaaaaacaagagaaaaccTTTCTTCAATGCTGATGCTACAGAAGCGTCTTAATGCCTAATTAGTCCCAAAGTTTCTTCCCAGAGCTGCCTTTACTTCATTATCCCTGTGTTATTTATTCCTATAGAAGCATCATTTGAAACTTTGCAAGGTATCACCTTACCACTGTGTGAGCCAAAAGGCAACTTGAGCTTGCAAGTGCAGGCAGGGATCTTGTTCTCCTGGAAATCAAGAGGAAAGCTCTCTGTCTGTGGGGCAGCCGTGCTCCTCTTGCCAATGCCACTGAGCCACTCCTGCAGCAGGGCACGGGGTGGCAAGCAGGAGGCTCAATCCCCATCCCCGGTGCAAACATCTCTTTAAACGTATAACTTCTCAATCAAATCATAGCATGATGTATAGAAATGGCTTTAACGAAAGATAAATAGAGGGGAAAGTCACTGACCGTAGGTAGCTGGCTGGAGAGGAGGTGCCCGTCCTGACTCAACATATTGGAGACCATGATGGCAGGCAGGTCCATGTTCTGGTAGGGGTACGCGGGTATCAGGCTGTTTGGAGGCAGGCTGTGGCACAGGGAGTGATATCCAGCTTCATGGTCCACCAAGTGCAGGAGTGAAGGGTCGGGGAGGTTGGGAGGTGTGATGGGTGGGATTTCATAGTCTTCATTATTCTCGTTCTGACTATTATACGtctaaaacatgaaaaagacaTTTCACAATGCATCACTGCCTTGTCGCTTCAGCAAATAAAAGCGATTGCTTGAGTACGAAATACAAAAGCACAATCCCAGtgaaaatgttcttgttttaacagaaaagatAGCTCCAGGCCCAGCCGTCAGCTAGTCATAACCAAGTAGGGGCCAGGTAATGGGCAGTGCACCATCCACTGCAGAACGCCGCATGTTCTTGAAAGCCTCCAGTGCTCCTGGAACACTGCTCACTGCCCCTTCATCCCTGCTGCAACCCTTTACCAGGTTATAAACTCCTCTAGAGAGAGAAAGCCTGATGGTGCCCCACACCGAGGTTTGTCCTTCCTTACATTCTCATACAAATCTGCTTTGGATTAGCATGCCCTCATCTCCATACCAATATTCCCCATGAAtgtgcagagaagctgcttcttttgtttctcatgCTTTCTGCTGGTTTGTATAAAATTAAGCATTCCAAtttgtatggaaaaaaagaaaggatattGTTACACCGGTGTGTTTTTATATCAACATATTTGTTTCATAAAGTAAGTGTAAATCTATCCAAAATTATTAATTATGAAAGCAGAATATAATGAGTCTGGCAGAGGAGGCTTACTCTAAAGATCTACTGTTTCACTTATTATTATAGTATATGAAATTCTGATTAGCCATAGTATTACACACATGGATTTTAAGCTAAATTTCTCAGATCACCTAGTTTCATGGTTGGATTTTGACTTAATACTCAATTTAAGAGCAAAACCCCAGGCGTGTGCAAAACAAGTTGAACATTTCAGGCTTTATTAATCCACTGCCCCAGAGCTCACACTTGGGTTCATGCTCTTTACCACTCCCAGACTGCAGGGAGAAAAcccttaataaaataaa
This genomic interval carries:
- the LOC104913985 gene encoding TOX high mobility group box family member 2-like produces the protein MYMGMNDNTQEFLSANQTYNSQNENNEDYEIPPITPPNLPDPSLLHLVDHEAGYHSLCHSLPPNSLIPAYPYQNMDLPAIMVSNMLSQDGHLLSSQLPTVSDFPLYLSFVKAISIHHAMI